TTGAATCGGATGGCAGTTAGCCCCTCCCTCCCCACACGCGAAGTCTAAACCCTCCTGCAGCTTATCCTTCCCCGCTTCCCCCTTCGCAACGCACCACGTCTCCCCGCTCCCCGTCTTCATCCTCTCCCCGTCGCTCAGCGGCGGCGCGGCCGGCTCCACGTACCCCTTCAGCCCCTCCGCCGTCAGAGGAATGTCGTACACCTTCCTCTCGTCCGGGTAGAATAGACCGAAATTCCTCTCCGACGTCGGCCCGAATTTCCGATCCTCGTTGAATAGAGCGAAGAGGAAAACCGTCAGATTCGCCTTCGGCCGGAGCGGAGTTCCGCCGCCGCTGAGGATTCGGCGGACTAGGTTTCCGTTGAACGCCGCGGCGTTTGGAATGCTGGCGCCGATCTCGTTCGAATCGCCCTTCGACGGCCAGCCTGTCTCGGTCACGACGATCGGAACGTCGTCGTATTTGAGCGCGGACATCGCCGCGAACACGGCGTCGATCTGCGCGTCGAATAGGGAGAAGTATTTCAAGCCGTTGCCGGCGTCTATAACGCCGGCGTTGGGGCGGAAAAGCGCGTAGTCGAGGGGGATGACGTCAGCATTGGACTCGTATGCGAAAAAGGGGTAAACATTGATCATGAGCGGAGATCCGGTTTTTTTCAGAAACTCGAGTAATGGTTTGATGACCGGTTCGACCAGATCGTGGCGGAACGAACCGGCGGAGGCGGGGTAGGAATTTTGCAGGGCGGAGAGAGCGAAGGGGGATGAGACCTTGATGACGTCATCGAGCTTGTACTTGGCTAGGGCTTTCTGAACGTTGTAGATTGCGGGGAGGAGGAAGCGGGTGGTGTTGTGAGGGTCGGCGAAGACCTCGTTGCCGACGGCGACGGCCTCGATTGCGGTGGCGGGGTGGTAGGCGGCGATGTTGTTCTTCACCCAGGCGGCGGCGTAGGAGGGGCGGCGGGCGGCGGAGGAGAGGAGCTCGTTGGGGAGGTTGACGGTGAGCTTAATGCCGGAGCCGGCTAGGGCTTTGAGGACGGCGGGGTCGGAGTCGTAGACCTTGACGCGGTCGATGCGTTGGGACTTGAGGAGGCGGACGACGCGCGTGGCGGAGGGGAGATTGCTGGCAATGCGGCCGTAGTTGACGCCGATCGCGGCGTCTGTGGAGGGAAAATTGAGATAGGTGAGTGAATTGTGTGCGTAAAATGTGAGGTGTGGTGAGAGATTTTTACCTGAGGCGGAGATgagggggaggaggaggaggatgaaGATTGGCGCCATTGATGCGGATGGTGAATGCATCGAGCTGGGCTTCTTCTCTCTGTTTTAGAGAGAGGGAGTGAGTGGAGTGAGAGTGGAGAGTGTGGGGAGGATGGTGGTGGACTGGGGATttattggttttatttttatttttagaatttctaaattattaattttgttgaatatactcatatttattttccttttatccAAGATTTTATTAATGGACATATATTTGGTCAATAACATAACTAATGTTTGTTACGAATGTGCGTGAATTATGAGTGGTGTCGTACGTTATTTATTCAGCATACACATTTAACTGAAAGGTATATAAACTCTATTCAgtaattgaaaaatacaatatatttatttttcaatagtTGCTCCATCTTTGAAATAATGCATCCTATAATTAATCAGTTTCTTTATTACGTTTCTGCATAtcttttaattcattcatttatgTTTGAGAAcgtatatactcctactagaCTATACTTCTAAAgtaaataattgagaaaaaattgtaacttcattttaaatattagtactactatgtgATTAATCAGATTTTAACTACATTCACGATTTAAGTTCCTATGCTCTAGTAATCTTTGTTAAGACcgctattgatttttattcttctatttAATGAAATCTTTTGCTAAAACTAAATATCATTAGTATTGCAactatttttaaggaaaagttatattttttgatagtCGAACtatcaaaaaatatagtactccataaatatagtactactccactaTCTCACAATTTATTTACAGCCACATCAAGACTATAtcttcacattttatttataacgACAACAAGACTATGTAGCTTTCTTATGCTACGTGTTAACAGAAtcgaatttataatttaacctaataatatatcttcataatttattcatagccACAATAAAGACTCTGTAGCTTACATATACTGATGTATACTGAtgtggagtataattttaacattatcatattataatttatatactagcaataaatatattttcacaaTTGAGTTATAGCCACCAATTGACTATGTAGCTTTCATAATTTGAAGATAAtcacattatataatttatagtagaGATAGGATCGATTGAGCAATAACTTTTTCGCTGCATAAGAAATGTAGTACAAAAATCTACTCCATGTAATTAAAACTAggcattattattagtattttttataaagtaagaaattataaaaactatataattataatattttagcaAAATGAATAGtccaaaattagttatttatgcatatttCGAGGTAATACAGTAGCAGTTCAGTTAGTAATAGcactcctccgtcccagataattcgtctcaatattttattttggtccgtcccatatcatttgtctcacttcatttttaccatttttgtagtggatctcatattccaccaattcattcctactcacattttattataaaactaatggagtactttaaaagtaggactcacattccaccaactttttcatctcactttccattagattttttaaaactcgtgcctgatcaaagtgggacgaattatccgagacggagggagtattaaatttcagttttcccctattaagaatttaagatAGTTTCAATAATGCTAAAAAGTGAATTTTCGAGGCTAGCGGGTCCCACGGAAGCCTGTAGCACATGGTCCCGGCTGTTCGGGCCCCACGAGAGTCGACCGTTTTCTAATTTGGGAGATTAAAGTCGAATTTAATGGAATTATGGTTGATTAATGAGGTTAATAACGATGGTGATGCAGCATCAACGGCTATGATGCGGCCCACGTGGCAGGATACTTCCTCGGGGAGTATCTAACTGGTCAGAATTAATTGACTACTGTTGTGAAAAATAAAGACCTTTTTATTCTCCCAAGTCAAATAGTGACCGTAATTTGCTTTACCCATCACAaggaatttttatttttctttaatttgggtaataattatttttaggatttattttttggtacttggatttattattttattattgattgtTAGTGGGAAAAATTGAGTGTGCCGTTACCTTAAAGCTCACTTTAGTTGACGTGGGATGATATCATAATTTCGAATAATGAAGAGATCATGGGATTGGTCTATTTGATATATTCACTCCGTcgtataataaaattaatttttatttaaattaaatgagttttaagaaatataaatgaaataaattaatgtaaagtCCGctaatatatatgaaataatattaattttataatcttaTGTGAGTAAATAAGTTGGTCGTATATGAGACTAGCAGAAATAGTATGGACGCTTATTATTGGACGCAGGgaataatttctaaaatagatTTATCTGAAAGTAAATTTGTATCTAAGTGGTATATTTGTACTTTTACTGATCTTTTGTGTCTATAAATATGGGTATCGTCTTATAAATTTCTCGAACTACACTTATCAATACGTTTTTAAGTGttcaataatactattataatgGTATTCCTTGATTTAGCTTGTATGGGTCACATGAGTTGTAATCAACATGGGATGATTGGATTTCATATTGTAATATATTATCACATGTCTTATTGTGAACAAATCTATGAGGTTTCACATTCATTTCCCAATCAATGATTTGGTAGTATACATGTTTTTAAAGTACAACAGacttaaatatttcaaaatcatgTAAATGACGGTTTATTTTTCATGGTTAATATAATTCATGAGTAAATAGCTTTATTCTAATTGGCAGTCATTTTCcaataatatgaaataaacaaaattagctTGAATAGTATAGAAATTACTATCAATGAccttgagatattttaaatttccaaTGTATTTAACTAAATATGAATAAGCtcatggagtagtattattttatctatcgATCTAACTGACTTTTAAAAGTAttccctaaaaaaaattaatattttgaaaaagtaaatgcTTATATTACCACAAAAATGTCATCACATATTCACATTCCATACACAAAAAACCAAAGATATTATCATCaacatcattaaaaataaGGTAGTAGTACTTGTTTTGAGATCCATAAATcagtgtgagagagagaataatttagGTAGAATAGAGTTAGGAAACTGTTATGCTGATTAATTAGCATTAACTTCACTCTCATGTAAGCCGTTGGAATGCATTAATTTGTTAACGTCTAGTCCATATTTACaatttagtactccatttttaATATCTATTCCAATTTAAGCTACACAatttttcagtatttttttatttaacatgTTTTTGTTCCGGTTTAATCACGAATATGATTGACTCGATCGACAACCCTGTATGGGTAATGTAGTATTCATATGTCAAAAAGTAgaatgaaaaggaaaagttcGTAAGAGACTTACGGTCGTtgacaataatattaaaatacgaattttaaattaatcaaaaagataaaatcatGCCACTAGCTTGAGAATCTGTTATTGGAGAAGGATAATTATGTGTAGGCGTTACGAAGCACGTGACCTTGTGCTTACACAGTGCAGTGAATGTTGAGTTTCATGGCGCTACGATTGCGCtaacattaataatattagtatacgATTATCGCGGTCGcggatatataattaaataaggtCAAATATAATCCAATCAAAAATTTATCAAAGTAAGCCAAATTCATGCCAACTGTTTTTAACAATCCAATCCTATCACCAATGCAGTAAATTACTACTTTGGAGCTAGACTGGTGTATTTTAGATAAGCTTGATCTCTCTCTAGTCACATGAATTACATTAAACTATTATAGATTCCAAAAATAGCCAAAGAAAAGATATTACTAATGAGTTGGCAAAAGATGGACTGAATAtccaaaaaagagaaaataacaatcactttttactttagtTTATCTAATCTTTAGCAATTCAAGAAAGTTGAACTACTGCATAAAGAATTATAAAGGAAATCGTAAAGAAGAATCAATCAAAATGTTGGAGTATAAATCTGGATCTCTCAGTTATTAAAAAACCAGAAATAAAGGTCCCAGATTAACGTAAGTACATATCTTAcgaatatattattttattatttatttttatatttcaatgaTAGTGacaataataatctaaattttcACTATTTAATTTCCCAATTTTGATAAGTACTCTAAAATACTTTTCAACTTCATTCTTATCTGTTGATAGAAAATGACAAAGTAaagaaaagagataaaaaaaaaggatgaaGATTCTCACTTTACTACACATTTCATATGTATTATGTTTTTCctcatattttccaaaatctaATTAAAGGAAAAACTATTCATTTCCATCACCGGGttaagtaattatttaattttaagtttttcgACTGTATAATCTAAAATCGCCAATACTGAAATGGGCATTTCCATATAAGACACCACTCATGGCCTCTGTCTCTTTCTCCTAAAACTAAGAACAATTTGTAATTACAAAACATGGTAAAAAGAAAGATAAGATGTGATAAAGATTTGTAAACTGACTTGAGAGTCGATTACAACCGCTTCTGAGGagtacaaaatttgaatagCAAAAGGGAAATAATATTAGGCAGACGATAAAACACCACACGTGGAAACGTTAGCAAATTACAAACATGGAGTAAATTAAATGAACTAATTGACATTTCAAAAACATTGTCTAAGTTATTTGGCGATGTTaccgagttttaataaaaaattattaaattataagagaaataaaaaaaaaggtgattGAAGTGTTACTTATAAAAAATGTGGTCCACCTAATATAGAATTTTTTATGGCAAATTGCGAGTAGACTAATCTTGTGGGACGAAccaaagtgaaaaaataagactattaTTTAGAAACGGAAGGTGTAGCATCCACGGCGGAAGAATGAACAAATATCTGTCCGACACATGACATCTTATATAAATACACTTATAATAGAACTCCATTAGTTTCACGTTAATAAAGTTGTAGGACTACATATTTTGAGTAAAAATTTGATCGACTAGACATACCAAGTTGACATGATGATCTGGCATGGCATACTAATAGTAATTGACAAATGGCATTATAAAAAATCTTATTTCCAACTAGAtatgcaaattaaacacatcacttttttatgaaaaaattatatcctTAAATATGGAAATATCCAAAATTCAGATCTCCTAACATAATTATAAGCTCGTAATGTATTATATTCCTATAATTTAACTAAGTATTTGATATTTGAAtcttcttttcaatttaatgGTATtgcttatatttttcttattaatacaaatatgctgaaaatgagatattataaatatgatgTTAACTTAAATTTGTCACCTTCATttccattatatatattttttgtataagaaaaatcattaaatataatcataactTAAATTTGAtagcatattttattatgaattaattatatgaataattttagtttagctcttattttattttattattgcacatcatttatatgtttatattaaaaaataaagtagctGCTATGcgtaatataaaaaaagttcatATATTATAGTTAGGAAGTCTAAAACATACTACtaccatattttgaaagtatttaataaaaaagagaatttcTCATTAGGTAATATAGTATGGACCTTCCATTtgtcaattaattattagtatgaCATACCATATCATCGTACCAAATTGTAAGCCTAGTACACTAAATTTTACGCATATTTGTAACATCCATAATCCGAAACCTGCAgtatttgcatatttaatcCTCACTAGATATTAATTCTTCATTGACGTAGACATTTTAAGTGAGTGTTTAAGAAGATAGTATTAAATTACTCAtcaatatgattaaataataaaaatataataataataataattattattattattattattattattattattatttctatatGCGTTCTTACTTGCGTACCGTCtccacacatatatattgagTGCATGCAACACTCATTAACCAA
The genomic region above belongs to Salvia hispanica cultivar TCC Black 2014 chromosome 3, UniMelb_Shisp_WGS_1.0, whole genome shotgun sequence and contains:
- the LOC125214088 gene encoding glucan endo-1,3-beta-D-glucosidase-like, whose product is MHSPSASMAPIFILLLLPLISASDAAIGVNYGRIASNLPSATRVVRLLKSQRIDRVKVYDSDPAVLKALAGSGIKLTVNLPNELLSSAARRPSYAAAWVKNNIAAYHPATAIEAVAVGNEVFADPHNTTRFLLPAIYNVQKALAKYKLDDVIKVSSPFALSALQNSYPASAGSFRHDLVEPVIKPLLEFLKKTGSPLMINVYPFFAYESNADVIPLDYALFRPNAGVIDAGNGLKYFSLFDAQIDAVFAAMSALKYDDVPIVVTETGWPSKGDSNEIGASIPNAAAFNGNLVRRILSGGGTPLRPKANLTVFLFALFNEDRKFGPTSERNFGLFYPDERKVYDIPLTAEGLKGYVEPAAPPLSDGERMKTGSGETWCVAKGEAGKDKLQEGLDFACGEGGANCHPIQPGSTCFDPNTVEAHASYAFNSYYQRNGRATSACFFGGAGSIVTQQPKYGKCALPSGNEN